The following are encoded together in the Plasmodium vinckei vinckei genome assembly, chromosome: PVVCY_12 genome:
- a CDS encoding zinc finger protein, putative — MMTKNVNNQSPLVVTQIPRKKQFYKTKMCPWFFSGRCDRGIDCLFAHSQEELNPIPDLSFTSLCPLAKKSGLCKNEKCSYAHSVCELRPTGDLYKTAPCTKFLRGKCNAESHCRHAHYIEELRPLPGNISPSQNAINLMLAAPLTTSMQKMNKPKNNFFMDENRGNINNNNNNGGNGKKNEKDLKNGTSISYNNYSLQNGLNNTRFGKKYTKNASADNSILLGDNNMDINSNNSNNSMHNHVTSNMSNNNELGIHNNINENILNNIMNTNNNNNNNNGNNHMSKPYRKSSSYSNKLYALLKSKDNNKDGNNMSNLKLKPFLMSNHDMNNTNNSNGNNSSGGILSNFNIRKIHSAVNKNNDNSNGGYKSINEIMGQDMNMNCSINNNNRGGAGNLVKKAGSITNSNGMVKTGNGNMGGSNMSIGMNGKINSNVSMASGHSNMTNQHYGMNRGQKNEGLHYSSFSTKEPSSPMRMASNSSKEYVEANETNLVDTIEHMEITAQDSVLKVIEDDNEKFNSTDIKKFFKLLQMANANNYNDENFLYNDADMNEGVNNNMYEQYKSPSMSGNIMKQQMNPDLSHTSEQYPQNNNIPHMKNNINNNNVNNNNANNNNANNNNNKYDVNDNIKNIYKMNNNNNLAGCSNFWNFPEDEFPAPTSKIAQDVEIFDY; from the coding sequence ATGATGACAAAAAACGTGAATAATCAGTCACCATTAGTTGTGACTCAAATACCAaggaaaaaacaattttataaaacaaaaatgtgCCCATGGTTTTTTTCGGGGCGTTGTGATAGAGGTATAGATTGTTTGTTTGCACATTCACAAGAAGAATTAAATCCAATCCCTGATTTATCCTTTACTAGTTTATGTCCATTAGCAAAAAAATCAggattatgtaaaaatgaaaaatgtagTTATGCACATTCAGTATGTGAATTAAGGCCTACAGgtgatttatataaaactgCACCGTGTACTAAATTTCTAAGAGGAAAATGTAATGCTGAATCTCATTGTCGGCATGCTCATTATATTGAAGAGTTAAGGCCATTACCTGGAAATATATCTCCATCACAAAATGCCATAAATTTGATGTTAGCTGCACCTTTAACAACTTCTatgcaaaaaatgaataaaccaaaaaataatttttttatggatGAAAACAGaggaaatataaataataataataataatggtggtaatggaaaaaaaaatgaaaaggatttaaaaaatggtacatcaatatcatataataattattcgTTGCAAAATGGTTTAAATAATACTCGATTTGGAAAAAagtatacaaaaaatgcaaGTGCTGATAATAGTATATTGTTAggagataataatatggaCATAAACTCAAACAATAGTAACAATAGTATGCATAACCATGTTACTTCAAATATGAGCAATAATAATGAGCTAGGTATTCATaacaatattaatgaaaatattcttaacaatataatgaatactaataataataataataataataatggaaataatCATATGAGCAAGCCATATAGAAAAAGTTCTTCctattcaaataaattatatgctctcttaaaaagtaaagataataataaagatggaaataatatgagcaacttaaaattaaaacccTTTTTAATGAGCAATCATGATATGAATAATACTAACAACAGCAATGGTAATAATAGTAGTGGAGGGATATTGAGCAACTTTAATATTAGAAAAATCCATAGTGcagtaaataaaaataatgataatagtAATGGAGGATATAAATctataaatgaaattatgGGACAAGATATGAATATGAACTGttctataaataataacaatagaGGTGGAGCAGGAAATTTAGTAAAAAAGGCTGGAAGTATTACAAATAGTAATGGTATGGTAAAAACAGGAAATGGAAATATGGGAGGATCAAATATGAGTATTGGAATGAAtggaaaaattaattcaaATGTAAGTATGGCTAGTGGACATAGTAATATGACTAACCAACATTATGGAATGAATAGAGggcaaaaaaatgaaggaCTTCATtattcttcattttcaacTAAAGAACCTTCATCACCTATGAGAATGGCAAGTAATTCATCTAAAGAATATGTTGAAGCTAATGAAACAAATTTAGTAGATACAATTGAACATATGGAAATAACAGCACAAGATAGTGTATTAAAAGTTATCGAAgatgataatgaaaaatttaattctACTGATATCAAAaagttttttaaattattacaaatGGCAAATgctaataattataatgatgaaaattttttatataatgatgCAGATATGAATGAAGGtgttaataataacatGTACGAGCAATATAAATCTCCCTCTATGTCaggaaatattatgaaacaACAAATGAACCCAGATTTATCACATACATCTGAGCAATATCcccaaaataataatatacctcacatgaaaaataatataaataataacaatgtaaataataacaatgcaaataataacaatgcaaataataataataataaatatgacgTAAATGacaatattaaaaacatttataaaatgaataataacaataatttgGCTGGTTGTTCCAATTTCTGGAATTTCCCAGAAGATGAATTCCCAGCACCAACTTCAAAAATTGCACAAGATGTAGAGATATTTGattattga
- a CDS encoding acyl-CoA synthetase, putative, whose translation MFTSTGKLLYSVEHSPSKSKNSTGVFRNPKYKDKLIDNFEDVPLSSVWDGFNKSADKYKNKQCFGTRVRKDDKLGEYKWKTFEEVRELIILVGSGLINKNVCPVIDFEDATVPKGRFLGLYLPNCEEWNICDFSCNAFNIITVPLYDSLGIESSKFILDQTMMQTITCNKACALKLLKSLGAFEEMYIKTLILVEKEIDPEIKKLSNKLNIKIVTWDDLIESGRKKKLEPRPGKLNDVCSICYTSGTTGYPKGVIMTNQNFVAQIASSCYGPIRLPNLIIDDKDTHLSYLPLAHIYERIMLSIFIYLGVRIGYYSGNILALTDDIQALKPTLFLSVPRLYNRIHERICNSLKKKPSVLQSLFNKGVDQKIKKLNSTGNPCSFFWDTLLFNKAKKILGGNVRGMLNGSAPLGVDVAKRLKCIFSVPLMEGFGMTEGLGCLFITNTYDKDVGHIGGPLPATEFRLVSVPEMNYLVTDNPPRGELLLRGPTICSLGYFKLEKETSELIDADGWMRTGDIACFSSNQSLTIIDRKKNIFKLSQGEYVAVEKVESVYKQSLFIGQIFVFGYSHESFLVCIVFPSFDTMEIWAKENKINKKNEEIIKLEKFKNDVMQDLIKIGKNNGLNGYEQIKDIHFIMDGFTIENDLMTPTGKIKRHAVQTKFKPEIDKMYERVKKA comes from the coding sequence ATGTTTACTAGCACGGGTAAGCTTCTTTATTCTGTTGAACATAGTCCGTCCAAGAGTAAGAACTCAACAGGGGTTTTCAGAAATCCAAAATACAAAGATAAGTTGATAGATAATTTTGAAGATGTGCCATTAAGTAGTGTATGGGATGGATTTAATAAATCTgctgataaatataaaaataagcaaTGCTTTGGTACAAGAGTTCGTAAAGATGATAAGTTAGGTGAATATAAATGGAAAACATTTGAAGAAGTACGAGAGTTGATAATATTAGTTGGTTCAggtttaataaataagaaTGTATGTCCAGTAATTGATTTTGAAGATGCAACAGTTCCCAAAGGAAGATTTTTAGGTTTATACTTACCTAATTGTGAAGAATGGAATATTTGCGATTTTAGTTGTAAcgcatttaatataattacagTGCCATTATATGATTCATTAGGTATTGAATCTagcaaatttatattagaTCAAACAATGATGCAAACAATTACATGTAATAAAGCATGTGCTttgaaattattaaaatctTTGGGTGCGTTTGAagaaatgtatataaaaacattaatattagtagaaaaagaaatagatccagaaataaaaaaattaagtaacaaattaaatataaaaatagtaacaTGGGATGATTTAATAGAATCtggaagaaaaaaaaaattagaacCCAGACCaggaaaattaaatgatgtTTGTTCAATATGTTATACATCTGGTACTACTGGATATCCTAAGGGAGTTATAATGACTAACCAAAATTTTGTTGCCCAAATTGCCTCATCTTGTTATGGACCTATAAGATTACCTAATCTTATTATAGATGACAAAGATACGCATTTATCTTATCTTCCATTAGcacatatttatgaaagAATTATGttgtctatatttatatacttaGGTGTACGAATTGGATATTACTCAGGAAATATATTAGCTTTGACTGATGATATTCAAGCATTGAAACCAACTCTATTTCTTAGTGTACCTAGATTATATAATAGAATACATGAAAGAATATGCaattctttaaaaaaaaaaccatCAGTTTTGCAATCATTGTTTAATAAGGGAGTtgatcaaaaaataaaaaaattaaatagcACTGGTAATCCTTGTAGTTTTTTTTGGgatacattattatttaataaagcaaaaaaaatattaggtGGAAATGTAAGAGGTATGTTAAATGGTTCTGCTCCTCTTGGTGTAGACGTAGCAAAGAgattaaaatgtatattttccGTCCCATTAATGGAAGGATTTGGTATGACTGAAGGATTGggttgtttatttattacaaataCTTATGATAAGGATGTAGGACATATTGGTGGTCCATTACCAGCTACTGAATTTAGATTAGTATCTGTACCAGAGATGAATTATTTAGTTACTGATAATCCACCAAGGGGTGAATTACTTTTAAGAGGTCCAACAATATGTAGTTTAGGATATTTTAAGTTAGAGAAAGAAACAAGTGAATTGATAGATGCAGATGGATGGATGAGAACAGGTGATATTGCTTGCTTTAGCTCAAACCAATCACTAACTATTATTGatagaaagaaaaatatatttaaattatcacAAGGTGAATATGTAGCAGTAGAAAAAGTTGAATCGGTTTATAAAcaatcattatttattggtcaaatatttgtttttggGTATTCTCATGAATCCTTTTTAGTTTGTATTGTTTTTCCATCTTTTGACACAATGGAAATATGGgctaaagaaaataaaataaataaaaaaaatgaggaaattataaaattagaaaaatttaaaaatgatgttATGCAagatttaattaaaataggtaaaaataatggatTAAATGGAtatgaacaaattaaagatattcattttattatggaTGGATTTACTATTGAAAATGATTTGATGACACCAACcggaaaaataaaaagacaTGCTGTACAGACTAAATTCAAACCAGAGATTGACAAAATGTATGAACGTGTAAAAAAAgcataa
- a CDS encoding G-protein coupled receptor, putative: protein MEKSRRYISNEFLEEFEENEHNIILIKKKINEYSFKLNNENEMHANQSIYCGIGGILYMDIVLYEYNNDYIYLEFGNNIIKRINRYTCKNCISFLEGNIGVVSLSCVLNKYIENDKGVDINIKGLIQNLKDNSKELLQINSNCELLYGKSGYIYSLLFCKNTWINTKFKFFILKNLYNIMNSIFEYGLTEGEKNYSNTFLSLYFEWHKQIYLGSAHGYAGIFLILYKLILFLFNHIDDLSISLILCYNNEVVDLNNLDKNEMNKCKNVVISKLNENIKLIYKVVDEILQFYLTDEYNVYSSVRRKQKSQEISYTIDNGNNFVKKKEQLIQWCHGNVGFIILLIELLKYKYVPINFKEKYNQKFLEKMGLLIWEKGLLYKGFGLCHGISGNGIVFLYLYNLTNDKKWYNMALKYGLFCIKYFDKFYNIPDRPNSLYEGYAGLVVFLSFIVNPHLAYFLGYDFPNNLISTDV, encoded by the coding sequence ATGGAAAAAAGTAGGCGGTATATTTCAAATGAATTTCTGGAGGAGTTTGAAGAGAATGaacataatataatattgataaaaaaaaagattaaTGAATATTCTTTCAAATTAAACAATGAAAATGAGATGCATGCAAATCAGTCGATTTATTGTGGTATTGGtggtatattatatatggacatagtattatatgaatataataatgattatatatatttagaatttggtaataatataataaaaagaataaatagATATACTTGTAAGAATTGTATAAGTTTTTTAGAAGGTAATATAGGGGTAGTTAGTTTATCATGTGTtttaaataagtatatagaaaatgataagggtgtagatataaatataaaaggtTTAATTCAAAACTTAAAAGATAATTCAAAAGaattattacaaataaatagtaattgtgaattattatatggaaaaagtggatatatatattctctattattttgtaaaaatacatggataaatacaaaattcaaattttttatattaaaaaatttatataatataatgaattcAATATTTGAATATGGTTTAACAGAaggtgaaaaaaattatagtaaTACATTCCttagtttatattttgaatggcataaacaaatatatttaggTAGTGCCCATGGTTATGCaggtatatttttaatactatataaacttatattatttttatttaatcaCATTGATGATTTGTCTATATCGTTAATTTTATGCTATAACAATGAAGTGGTAGATTTAAACAATTTAgacaaaaatgaaatgaacaaatgtaaaaatgtCGTTATTTCAAAacttaatgaaaatataaaacttatatataaagtagtagatgaaatattacaattttatttaaccGATGAATATAATGTTTATTCATCAGTTCgaagaaaacaaaaaagtCAAGAAATAAGTTACACAATTGATAATggtaataattttgtaaaaaaaaaagaacaaCTAATTCAATGGTGTCATGGAAATGTAGGATTTATTATCCTTTTAattgaattattaaaatataaatatgtaccaattaattttaaagaaaaatataatcaaaaatttttagaaaaaatggGATTATTAATTTGGGAGAAAggattattatataaaggaTTTGGTTTATGTCATGGTATATCAGGTAATggaattgtttttttatatttatataatttaactaatgataaaaaatggtataATATGGCATTAAAATATGGtcttttttgtataaaatattttgacaaattttataatattcctGATAGACCTAATTCTTTATATGAGGGTTATGCAGGTCtagttgtttttttatcatttattgtGAACCCTCATTTGGCGTACTTTCTTGGATATGATTTTCCAAACAATTTGATTTCTACTGATGTGTGA
- a CDS encoding structural maintenance of chromosomes protein 6, putative — translation MHLDTNDNSERTDETYLNTFAKKNEKKRKRNENDESGNLSENNNHGENYEEDMIQINNDFVVNGLEIYDNNLLLDMDNTKQNEVEKERSDKISHNKKNTKLMRISTDLNNNPSDIQNELDILDSSKNSSVSFFSRKTRTSKKKNNNNLSERKEGSSSSRNNSDDSDWLEDIIKDKEKGSAKKSRNKNVNKTPRRASNKNDTQELYDEGLENSVFNISVLEDVDIKSFYGTTGKIIKLRIRNFLNHENLELSFNCYKNIIIGKNGRGKSAIAQAVAVGLGSQGKNAGRDTSIANYIKDYDKTKKNLICHIEIFLSNSGPNSFKRNLYGDILVVKRIISSHSSKFYIYGLNYFNRRSGLMYPTSDDTPKRIHSINNALENPSILDASYNSVGEITEQNREAIFKQVQKRAYIENYLNVIKLNIKSPCVYLDQEKGKMFFSNISEKGLYKFFMSSVGLDIVEEEIEKETSLLEECEKQIKQKEVLLAPQVEELNNIKKRNDLLVYEFKKLKQYDNGYKVFVFYELLKNTILLFNEYLKSENLKNEKVINNIENQMCNLAIKNEYIKEELKNLIEMDNNVYKYVIKNMKKINKYDSMLNELEDLKNCYINQKESTLNDLNMLNKRKENSNLLKEHLNKYEQQMNSLNEKMANEKKKEKDLQIEISQKENKIYDLEYSIKKIQNRIEEIDKQIDIITSQATEIQKIKNIHIKKKMYIYGYDIYSIWNNIKHVYKIINKSEKDYFPIPEEWQLTNNVSKNYGKNESAFKYEPIGPIGEYIKMNDLAKNDKILSIIEKHLGDIFYSWLVSCYEDKNNLIKASNFGKGNIKNLNIIVTNSFKHINRKSLLQNIEYFLNKINGNTIYSYLNIDLLPTSLLFYLYDNFKIAQTLICNDSSEVQEILNTNNKRNIKSIYVVNEYVLVKVMGNGGLHYQPFKEENYRAPVFLNLEKNENNNSYNKENNQNGKDKGDSSGLTKEEQLKELKNEKMEKRDEIGVTSKKILSYKNVIEKLNESIKKCKLSQDELTYQIKNVDELIQNHDKIFSEQLDAKINEIDENTNQIIEYINVIENKKKNAENFTNFHTYFLSTHIDYLKRKKKKMNNMAEEFDNLNEILTKLEKDKLKNDEVCIKNKQKFIASLNKLHSIYFETLNANCVLENVFLNNPFLILKDRTSNVEIENAVIEKKVNNKNDELKKGTEKNNIIINMDENINDNPELALSINDNPELPLPINDNPKLSSPINDKNVSNNYEDAYIDIRFTTKNPVRNEFEKESFSVPIPLSCLSSFNKMFVISKGDESNEDGNIDNQNSNKINENLTNLNDKDKEGEIADIINLEKYVKNILYDIINPAKGNEIISSQNDECQNNQIEDEINNLWNNNQVEDEINNLWNNNQINIEGKKYSDILWKKRCEKKIEITEILKKHGFNTNESTDNSMNIFFNNLIDQYTNEEKSFNIQMKQISDLKKNYDMHLSNIKLRKVKYSNVLNKTKEQITDHFISILKSMNNYKGKIEFDDIKKVIKVMVSINQDSSNNTFMEISSLSGGERSTIQMALLASMSLTESSSFHMFDELDVYMDELTRVKNMQQFCKFIESSGNKQYFFITPHIEITELFLEEAKEKKAKIFSLS, via the exons ATGCATCTAGATACTAATGATAATTCTGAAAGAACGGAtgaaacatatttaaatacatttgctaaaaaaaatgaaaaaaaaagaaaaagaaatgaaaatgatgagtCAGGAAACTTAAGTGAAAACAATAATCATGGAGAGAACTACGAAGAAGATATGATCCAAATTAACAACGATTTTGTTGTAAATGGTttagaaatatatgataataatttattacttGATATGGACAATactaaacaaaatgaagttgaaaaagaaagaagTGACAAAATTagtcataataaaaaaaatacaaaattaatgagAATAAGTACCGATTTAAATAACAATCCTAGTgatatacaaaatgaatTGGACATATTAGATTCAAGTAAAAATAGTTcagtttcatttttttcaagaAAAACAAGAacaagtaaaaaaaaaaataataataatttatctgAAAGAAAAGAAGGAAGTAGTAGTAGCAGAAATAATAGTGATGATTCCGATTGGTTAGAAGATATAATTAAAGATAAAGAAAAGGGAAGTGCTAAAAAAAGTCgcaataaaaatgtgaatAAAACCCCTAGACGAgcatcaaataaaaatgatacacAAGAATTATATGATGAGGGTTTAGAAAATAgtgtatttaatattagTGTATTGGAAGATGTAGACataaaaagtttttatGGAACTACAGGGAAGATTATAAAATTGAGGATAcgtaattttttaaatcatgaaaatttagaattatcttttaattgttataaaaatataattattggAAAAAATGGAAGAGGTAAAAGTGCGATAGCTCAAGCTGTAGCTGTTGGTTTAGGTAGCCAAGGAAAAAATGCAGGTCGAGATACAAGTATAgctaattatataaaagattatgataaaacaaaaaaaaatttaatttgtcatatagaaatatttttatcaaattcAGGTCctaattcatttaaaagaaatttaTATGGAGATATATTAGTTGtaaaaagaattatatCTTCTCATAGTagtaaattttatatttatggaCTTAACTATTTTAATCGAAGATCTGGTTTAATGTATCCCACATCTGATGATACACCAAAACGGATTCATTCGATTAATAATGCATTAGAGAACCCATCTATTTTAGATGCAAGTTATAATTCAGTAGGAGAAATAACAGAACAAAATAGAGAAGCAATATTTAAGCAAGTACAAAAACGTGCATATATAGAAAACTATCttaatgtaataaaattaaatataaaaagtccATGTGTATATTTAGATCAAGAAAAAGGTAAAATGTTTTTCAGTAATATTAGTGAAAAaggattatataaattttttatgtcatCTGTTGGGTTAGATATTGTAGAAgaagaaattgaaaaagaaaCTAGTTTATTGGAAGAATGTGAAAAACagataaaacaaaaagaagTTTTATTAGCACCACAAGTagaagaattaaataatataaaaaaaagaaatgatttattagtatatgaatttaaaaaattaaaacaatatgATAATGGTTATAAggtttttgtattttatgagctattaaaaaatacaatacttctttttaatgaatatttaaaatcagaaaatttaaaaaatgaaaaagtaataaataatatagaaaatcaAATGTGTAATCTtgctataaaaaatgaatatattaaagaagaattaaaaaatttaatagaGATGGATAATAATgtctataaatatgttataaagaatatgaaaaaaataaataaatatgatagtATGCTAAATGAATTAgaagatttaaaaaattgttatataaatcaaaaagAAAGTACACTAAACGATTTAAATATGCTaaacaaaagaaaagaaaatagtaatttattaaaagaacatttgaataaatatgaacagCAAATGAATtctttaaatgaaaaaatggcaaatgaaaaaaaaaaagaaaaagattTACAAATAGAAATTAgtcaaaaagaaaataaaatttatgatttagaatattctataaaaaaaatacaaaatagaATTGAAGAAATTGATAAGCAAATAGACATAATTACTAGTCAAGCTActgaaatacaaaaaattaaaaatattcatattaaaaaaaaaatgtatatatatggttatgatatatattcaatttggaataatataaaacatgtatataaaattattaataaatcagAAAAAGATTATTTTCCAATTCCAGAAGAATGGCAACTAACCAATAATGTATCTAAAaattatggaaaaaatgaaagtgcatttaaatatgaacCTATTGGACCTATTggtgaatatataaaaatgaatgatCTAgctaaaaatgataaaattctTTCTATAATTGAAAAACATCTTggtgatatattttattcatgGCTAGTCAGCTGTTatgaagataaaaataatctaATAAAAGCTAGTAATTTTGGaaaaggaaatataaaaaatttaaatataatagttACAAATTCATTCAAACATATAAATCGTAAAAgtttattacaaaatattgaatattttctgaacaaaattaatggaaatacaatatattcatatttaaatatagattTACTTCCTacatctttattattttatctctatgataattttaaaattgctCAGACATTAATTTGCAATGATTCAAGTGAAGTAcaagaaatattaaatacaaataataaaagaaatataaaatctaTTTATGTTGTTAATGAATATGTTTTAGTTAAAGTGATGGGTAATGGTGGGTTACACTATCAGCCATTTAAAGAAGAGAATTATAGAGCTCcagtttttttaaatttagaaaaaaatgaaaataataattcatataataaggaaaataatcaaaatggTAAAGACAAGGGAGATAGTAGTGGACTAACAAAAGAAGAACAACTAAAAgagttaaaaaatgaaaaaatggaaaaaagaGATGAAATTGGTGTTACATCTAAAAAgatattatcatataaaaatgtgatagaaaaattaaatgaatctataaaaaaatgtaaactTTCACAAGATGAATTAActtatcaaataaaaaatgttgatGAACTTATACAGAAtcatgataaaatattttctgaACAATTAGATgcaaaaattaatgaaatagATGAAAATACTAACCAAATTATTGAATACATAAATgtaattgaaaataaaaaaaaaaatgcagaaaattttacaaattttcatacatattttttatctacACATAtagattatttaaaaagaaaaaaaaaaaaaatgaataatatggCAGAAGAATTcgataatttaaatgaaatattaacTAAACttgaaaaagataaattaaaaaatgatgaagtatgtataaaaaataaacaaaaatttatagcatctttaaataaattacattctatatattttgaaacaTTAAATGCAAATTGTGTCCTTGAAAATGTTTTTCTAAATaatccatttttaatattaaaagataGAACCTCAAATGTAGAAATTGAAAATGCTGTtatcgaaaaaaaagtaaataataaaaatgatgaacttaaaaaaggaacagagaaaaataatataatcataaatatggatgaaaatataaatgacaATCCTGAATTAGCTTTATCAATAAATGACAATCCTGAGTTGCCTTTACCAATAAATGACAATCCTAAATTGTCTTCACCAATAAATGACAAAAATGTtagtaataattatgaagaTGCATATATTGATATTCGATTTACAACAAAAAATCCTGTACGGAATGAGTTTGAAAAGGAATCATTTTCTGTCCCTATTCCACTATCTTGTCTAAGCTCATTCAATAAAATGTTTGTTATATCTAAAGGTGATGAAAGCAACGAAGATGGAAATATAGACAATcaaaattcaaataaaataaatgaaaatctGACTAATTTGAATGATAAAGATAAAGAAGGGGAAATAGcagatataataaatttagaaaaatatgttaaaaatattttatatgatataataaatccTGCTAAAGgaaatgaaattatttctagccaaaatgatgaatgtcaaaataatcaaatagaagatgaaataaataatttatggaATAATAATCAAGTAGAAGacgaaataaataatttatggaataataatcaaataaatatagaaggaaaaaaatattctgatattttatggaaaaaaagatgtgaaaaaaaaatagaaataacTGAAATACTTAAAAAACATGGTTTTAATACTAATGAATCAACAGATAATtcaatgaatattttttttaataatttaattgatCAATATACCAATGAAGAAAAATCTTTCAACATTCAAATGAAACAAATATcagatttaaaaaaaaattatgatatgCATTTATCTAATATTAAACTAAGAAAAGTTAAATATTctaatgttttaaataaaacaaaagaacAAATTACTGACCATTTTAtaagtatattaaaaagtatgaataattataaaggGAAAATTGAATTTgatgatattaaaaaagttataaaaGTTATGGTATCAATAAATCAAGATTCATCtaataatacatttatGGAAATATCTTCTTTATCTGGTGGAGAAAGATCAACTATACAAATGGCTCTTTTAGCCTCTATGTCACTAACAGAAAGTTCGTCTTTCCATATGTTTGATGAGCTTGATGTTTACATGGATGAGCTTACTCGGGTTAAGAA CATGCAACAGTTTTGCAAATTCATTGAAAGCAGTGGGAATAAGCAGTACTTCTTCATAACACCCCACATTGAAATAACAGAGCTCTTTTTAG AGGAGgcaaaggaaaaaaaagctAAAATCTTTAGTTTGtcataa